In the genome of Planctomyces sp. SH-PL62, the window GACCCCCTCGGTGGAAGACGCCTCGTTGGATGACCCGGCGGTCGAAGTGGAGGAAGAGACCCCGGACGGTGGTGCCGCCCGCGGCCGCTCGAGGCTCGCCCCGCCCTCCCAGGCATCCTCCGCGCAACCGGATCCTCATGACGAGGACGAAGATGACGGCGAGACGACGCCCGAAGTGGATCCCGACGCGGACCCGCCGCCGGAACTCGTCTGGTACGTCCTCAAAGTCCAGAGTTCGCGTGAGGACAGGATCTCCGAAGCGCTTCAGCGTCGGGTCAAGATCCAGGGCCTCGAGCGCTACTTCGGCGTGACGCCCGAGGGAAAACCGAGGATCGTCGTTCCGACGGAGAAGATCACCGAGATTCGGAACAACAAGAAGCGGATCGTCGAACGCAAGACGTATCCCGGCTACATCATGGTGCAGATGGAGCTGAACGAGAAAACCTGGTTTCTGATCCGGGAGACTCCCGGGGTGGGCGACTTCGTGGGGGCCCATGGGACGCCCACGAAGATGACCGAGACCGAGGTCAATCAGATGCTCAACCACCAGGAAGAGCAGACCACCGCCAAGTCGCCGACCGTCCGCATCGACGTCGAGCGCGGCGACCGCGTGAAGATCAAGGAAGGTTCGTTCGAGAACTTCGAGGGGACCGTGGAAGAGGTCATCGAGGGGCGAGGCCTGGTGAAGGTGATGCTCATCATCTTCAACCGCCCGACTCCCGTCGATCTCGAGTACTGGCAGCTCGAACGGCTCTGAGCGGCCTCCCTCGCGACCCTGAATCGGGTCGCGCGAGGGATCGAATCGCAAGCGAGAACGATCAAAGCAAGAGACCCCAGGGGAGCGAGAATCCGCGATGGCCAAGGTGATGACGGCGAAGGTCAAGCTGCAGTGTCCGGGGGGTCAGGCCACCCCCGCGCCCCCGGTCGGGCCCGCGCTCGGTCAACACGGCGTGAACATCGGTCAGTTCGTGATGCAGTTCAACGAACGGACCAAGGAGATGAAGGGGACGATCATCCCCATCGAGATCACGATCTACTCGGATCGTTCTTTCGAGTTCATCACCAAGAGCCCCCCGGCGGCCGTGCTCCTGAAGCAGGCCGCTGGTATCGCCTCGGGCTCGGCCGTTCCCAACAAGACGAAGGTTGGAAGCGTCACCTCCGAGCAGGTTCGGAAGATCGCCGAGACCAAGTTCCAGGATTTGAACGCTCGCGACCTCGACCATGCTTGTCGGGTCGTCGCCGGCACCGCCCGGAGCATGGGCGTCGAGATCAAGGACTGATTACGCTGACGGATTCGAGTCGATTCGCCGCCGTGAGGGGAATGGCTTCTCGCGGCGATTGATCGATCGGGAATGCGACGACGAAATGTTGTTCGCATTCCTCGCGTCCCGGCCCCGCTGGGACGCCGACCGGCCGATCCAGGCGCGACCGCCCGCCGACGGCCGAGTGTGGTATTGATGACGAAGGCGGCAGCTCTCCCGTGAGGAGGGCGAAAGGGGTGATGACTTGGCTTTCCGGTCCAAACGATATCGGGCGCTGACGGGGAAGGTGAAAGACACCGCCGTCCTATCGCTCGCCGAGGCGGTGAAGATCCTCAAGGGATTCAACACCACCAAGTTCAACCAGACCATCGAGGTCTCGACCCACCTGGGGATCGACCCTAGGCAGAGCGACCAGAACGTCCGCGGTTCCGTGGCGTTGCCGCACGGCATCGGCAAGGAGGTCCGGGTCGCGGTGTTCGCCCAGGGCGACAACGCCGAGAAGGCCCGGGCGGCCGGGGCCGACATCGTCGGTGCCGACGACCTTGCGCAGAAGATCAAGGGGGGCGTGATGGACTTCGACGTCGCCCTGGCGACGCCCGACATGATGGGCGTCGTCGGTCCGCTGGGACGTGTGCTCGGCCCTCGCGGCCTGATGCCCTCGCCCCGGTCCGGCACCGTGACGACCGACATCGCCTCGGCGGTGCGGGAGTTCAAGGCCGGCAAGATCGAGTTCCGCAACGACAAGGGGGGCAACGTGGCGGTCCCGGTCGGGAAGATCAACTTCTCGGAGGACCAGCTCGTCGAGAATATTAACGCCTTCCTCGCGTATCTGCGGACCATCAAGCCGGCGACCTCGAAGGGGACGTACATCCAGACGATCACCGTCTCGGCCACGATGAGCCCCGGGATCCGGGTTTCCGCCTGATCGGGCCCACTCCTGATCGACGGTTGCGTCGAAACTTATCGAACACGACGAGACGGAAACCACGGTCCCAGCCATGAGCAAATACGTAAAAGAATTGATGATGGATCAGCTCCGCGACGAGCTGTCGGGGAGCCGGTCGATGCTGATCATCGACTTCAAGGGGCTGGACGCGGTCAGCGAACACCAGTTCCGAATGGACCTCCGCAAGAAGTCGATCAAGGTTCGGACGCTGAAGAACACTCTGGCGCGCCGGGTCCTGACGGATCTGGGCGTCGAAGGGCTGTCGCAGTTCCTCGAAGGGCCTTCGGTCCTGGTTTGGGGCGGCGCCGGTCCCGCCGAGCTCGCCAAGGAGATCTCGGCGCAGCTCAAGAAGCTGAAGAAGCCGCAGATCAAGGGTGGCGCGGTCGACGGCGTGGTGATCGGACCCGACCAGGTCGAGGACATCACCAAGCTGCCGAGTCGCGAGGAGTTGATCGGCCGCGTGGCCGCCCTGGCCCTCGCCCCGGTCACTCGGGTCGTCAGCCTGGCCAATGCTCCGGCCTCCGCCCTGTTGGGCCAGCTTCAGACGATCGTCGAGGGGGCTCCGGCCGACGAGGCCGAATCCGCGACCGACGCCGTTCCGGAAGAGGCTTGATCCAACCCCCCGGACCCGCCTTGCGGCGGGTCCTCGACCGATCATGACCCGGCGGGGGTTCCGGGGATCCCGAGCCGCCCGCCTCGCACGACCGCCTTCAATTTCACCGGGTGCGTCCCGCGACGCACGCCGACGCCTGATTCGCCGTATCTCTCGATCGAGGAAGAAAGGATCGTTCTCGCTATGGCTACCGCCGAAGCCCCGACGTTCGCCGACAACATCAAGACCCTGGGCGAGTCCATCGTTCAGCTGACCGTCCTCGAAGCCAAGGCCCTCGGCGACTACCTTGAGGTCGTCCACGGCATCAAGCCGGCCGCCGCCGCCGTCGCCGCCGCCCCGGCCGCCGCCGCCGCCCCGGCCGAGGCCGCCGCCCCGAAGACCGAGTTCGACGTCAGCCTCGAGGCCATCGGCGCGAACAAGATCAACGTCATCAAGGTCGTCCGCGCCGCCACGGCCCTGGGGCTCAAGGAAGCCAAGGACCTGGTCGAGGCCGCCCCCAAGGACATCAAGACCGGGCTGTCGAAGGAAGACGCCGAGAAGCTCAAGAAGGAGCTCGAGGAAGCCGGCGCCACCGTCAAGCTCAAGTGAGCGAAAGGGGGCGGACCACGTCCGTCCTCGCCATCGTCAACGCCCGGGCCCTCGATCGCGAGGAGCCCGGGCGCTCGATGATCTGGCATCGTCGATACGAGGGGTGTGGGCGACGGTGATCCATCCGTCCGCTCGTCGCCTCCGTCGTCCTTTCTGCAGCAGCTCTGCTCGGCCCGCGATCACGAGGTGAACGCGGCGACCTTCGGCCCGGATGACGATGCGCCACCGACGACCATCACTGGCCGACGCCATCTCGGGCCCCGCCCGGATCGACCGCATTCCCGCGCACGCATCACCGGCCCCGTCGTCCTTATTCGAACGTCTTGAGACCCCCGACCGATCCCCTGCTGAGTCGCCCGCGGTCCCCCGCGGGCCGTCGCCGTTTGGGGTGGTCGCCGCCCGCCGCATCCGGCCGGCTCGAATGGACTCGGGCGCGTCTCCGGCGAGACCGACGACGACCGCGACCCCGGCCCGTGCCCCTTTCTCTTCTCGAGGAGCGCGACCTTAATGCCCACTCCGACGACCGTGCGGAGGATCGTCCCCGCCCAGAAGCGGAATTTCGGACGTATCCACGACGAGTTCCCGGTCCCCGACCTCACGCAGATCCAGACGCGGAGTTACGAGCGGTTCCTCCAGGCCGACGACCCGGCCGAGAGCCGGCTCGACTCGGGCCTGGAAGGGGTTTTCCGCGAGATCTTCCCGATCGAGAGTTATGACAAGACGCTGAAGCTCGAATACATCCGTTACGATCTGGGCAAGCCTCGCTACGACCCTGACGAGTGCCGTCAGCTTCGGCTCACGTACGGGCGTCCCCTGCACGTCTGGCTCCGGTTGAACAAGGGGGAGACGACCCTCGAGGAATCCGTCTACCTCGGCGACATGCCGGTCATGATCGGCGGCGGCGAGTTCATCATCAACGGCGCCGAGCGCGTGGTCGTCAGCCAGCTCCACCGCTCGCCGGGCGTGGACTTCGTGGTGGAGGTCGAGTCCACCGACAAGAAGCTGCACGCCTGCCGGGTGATCCCCGAACGCGGCAGCTGGATCGAGCTGCAGGTCACCAAGAAGGACACCCTCGGCGTCCGGATCGACCAGTCGGGCAAGTTCTCGTCGATGACGCTCCTGCGCGCCATGAGTCCGGCGTTCTCGTCGGACGAGGCCATGCTCGAAGCGTTCTACGACTCGGAGGAGATCGACTCCTCGGATTCCAAGGCCGTGACCCTGCTGGAGAACAAGGTCGCCTGCGGCGACGTCGTCGACCCCAGCACGGGCGAGGTCCTCGTCGACAGCGGGGCGACGATCTCCAAGGCGCTCGCTCAGGTGCTTTCCGACGCCGGCGGCGTGGGTCCGATCCGCGTCCTCAAGGAGGCGCGCGATCCGCTGATCCTGCAGTCGCTTCAGGACGACCCCACCACGGACCACGAGAGCGCGCTGCTTCGGATCTACCAGCGTCTGCGTCCGGGCAACCCTCCCCAGCTGGAGAAGGCCCGCGAGCTGTTCCACGAGAAATTCTTCGACACGAACCGTTACCGCCTGGGGAAGGTCGGCCGGTTCCGGATCAATCGCAAGTTCAATCAGTCGATCCCGGATGACCAGATGACCCTGGATCCGCTCGACTACGTGAATGCGATCCGGTACATCCTTCAACTCCGCAAGGGGACGGACGCCCGGGTCCACATCGACGACATCGACCACCTGGGCAACCGCCGGCTCCGGACGATCGACGAGCTGGCCGCCGACGAGCTCCGCAAGGGCTTCCTCAAGCTCCGTCGCACCGTTCAGGAGCGGATGAGCCTCAAGGACGCGGAGGACATGACCCCGCGCTCGCTGATCAACCCCAAGAGCATCAGTGCGGCGATCGAATATTTCTTCGGTCGCGGCGAGCTGTCTCAGGTCGTCGACCAGACGAACCCGTTGGCGCAGTTGACTCACGAGCGTCGACTTTCGGCGCTGGGCCCCGGCGGTTTGAACCGGAAGCGGGCCGGCTTCGAGGTCCGCGACGTCCACATCTCGCACTACGGCCGCATCTGTCCGATCGAGACGCCTGAAGGCACCAACATCGGCCTCATCAGCTCGCTGGGCATCTACGGCGGCGTCGATGAGTACGGCTTCCTGATCACCCCCTATCGCGAGATCAAGCAGGGCCGTTCGACCGATCAGGTCGTCTGGATGCGTGCCGACGAGGAGAGCGAGAATTACCTCGCGCCCGCCGACGCACCGGTCGACGACGCCGGCAAGCTGAAGGGCCCGGCGACGATCGCCCGCTACCAGACCGACTTCGTGTCGGTGCCGGTGGAGAGCATCCAGTACCAGGACATCTCGCCCAAGCAGATGGTCGGCGTCTCCGCGGGCCTGATCCCGTTCCTGGAGCATGACGACGCGAACCGCGCGCTCATGGGTTCCAACATGCAGCGGCAGGCCGTGCCGCTCCTCGTCGCGGAACCGCCGATCGTGGCGACCGGCCTGGAAACGTCGGTGGCGACCAACTCCGGCATGGTCGTCAAGGCGCAGCAAGACGGCACCATCACCTACGTCGACGCGACCCGGGTGATCATCGACCACAATCATATCTACAAGCTTCGGAAGTACGTCGGCCTGAACGAGCGGACCTGCCTGAACCAGAAGCCGATCGTGAAGGTCGGGCAGCAGGTCGAGCAGGGGGCGATCCTGGCGGACGGCGCCGCCACGTTCAAGGGCGAGCTGGCCCTGGGCCGGAACGTCCTGGTCGGCTTCCAGGCCTGGGACGGCTACAACTTCGAGGACGCGATCATCATCAGCGAGAAGCTGGTGCGTGAGGACGTCTACACCTCGATCCACATCGAGGAGTTCGAGATCGAGATCCGCGAGACGAAGCTCGGCCGCGAGGAGTTCACGCGGGACATCCCGAACGTCTCGGAGAAGGCCCTTCGGAACCTGGACGACAGCGGCGTCGTGCGGATCGGCACCTACGTCAAGCCGGGAGACATCCTGGTCGGCAAGGTGGCGCCCAAGAGCAAGAGCGAGCTGACGCCGGAAGAGAAGCTGCTGCACGCGATCTTCGGCCGGGCCGGCGAGGACGTGAAGAACGACTCGCTGGAGGTCCCTTCCGGCGTCGAGGGGATCGTGATCAACACCCAGCGGTTCAGCCGCCGGATGAGCCTCAGCGAGGACGAGCGGAAGGCTTTCGAGAAGGAGCTGAAGGACACCGAGGCGGGCGAGAACGTCCGGATCGCCGACGAGTACCGGCAGATGGTCAAGTCGCTGGAGACGGCGGTCGGCGGACCGGTCGCCGACCCCTCGACCGGCAAGGCGCTGGGACGCTCGAAAGACGCGAAGGACCTCGTCGACGAGAGCGATCGCTTCAAGCTGGAGGCTCTCGACCTCCGGAGCCCCGAGACCACGGCCAGGGCCCGCGAGGTGGTTCGCGAGTACACGCCGAGGATCGAGGCCCTGAAGGACGAGAAGGAGCGTCGGCTCAACAGCCTGAAGCGGGGCGACGAGCTGCCGTCGGGCGTCCTTCAGATGGTCAAGATCTACATCGCGACCAAGCGGGTGATCTCGGTCGGCGACAAGATGGCCGGCCGCCACGGCAACAAGGGCGTCATCTCGAAGATCCTCCCCGAAGAGGATATGCCGTTCCTGGAAGACGGAACGTCGGTCGAGATCCTGCTCAACCCGCTGGGCGTGCCCAGCCGTATGAACGTCGGCCAGATTCTGGAGACCCACCTGGGCTGGGCCGCGGCCAAGCTCGGTTTCCAGGCCGTCTGCCCGGTCTTCGACGGCGCCAGCGAGGCGACGATCCGCCAGTGCCTCAAGGACGCCGGCCTCCCCGAGAACGGCAAGGCCGTCCTCTACGACGGTCGGACCGGGCAGAAGTTCGACCAGCGGGTGACGGTGGGCTACATCTACATGCTGAAGCTCCACCACCTGGTCGATGACAAGATCCACGCCCGCGCCACCGGCCCGTACTCCTTGATCACCCAGCAGCCCCTGGGCGGCAAGGCCCGGTTCGGCGGCCAGCGCTTCGGAGAGATGGAAGTGTGGGCGCTGGAGGCCTACGGCGCGGCCTACATCCTCCAGGAACTCCTCACCGTCAAGTCGGACGACGTCGAGGGCCGTACGAAGATCTACGAGAGCATGGTCAAGGGGGAGAACACCCTCGAGGCCGGCACTCCCGCGAGCTTCGACGTGCTCACGAACGAGATCCGCGGCCTCGGGCTCAACATGCAGCTCGAGAAAAAGCGAGTCTGACGCGGCGTCCGCGTTCGTCACCCCCGACGATCGCCCCTCCTCCGAGTCCCCTGCGGGCTCTCGGAGGAGGGGCGGCGACGAACTCCAACCCGAGTCCGGTTGGCGGCTTCAGTCTTTTTTCGAGATTCCGCTTGGAATTGGCCCTGGGATTGCTTAGGATCAGAGGATGCGACATTGTCGCGAAACGATCTTCCACGCCTTGCGAACGCCGTCGCGCGTGGGCAGCGAGGGCGGGCGGAAGCATCGCGGAACCGCCGGCACTCGGCGGGTCCCGGTCAGGGAGGAGCCGAACTTGGCGATCCGGGTCCCAGGACGACCACAATAAGAAGAACCGCGGGGCCGCCCCGACGCCATCGGGGGGGTGCGTCCGCGGGTTTTTTTTGGTGAGGAGCGATGAGAGACGGGTCGAAGCGCCACGCCCCCGTCCCGATCGCACTCCCTGACGTGAACATGGGCTTGGATTGAACTCGTCCGGGAGGCCGTCCCGGTGAGGAGACGACGAAGGCGACCGTCGCTCCCTCCCCTCGGCCACCCCGCCCCGGACTCGCCGGAACCGCGGAGGAGAGTGTCTCGTGAGCATGGGCGAAAGTGCCTACGATCGTATTAACGACTACGGGGCCGTCAAGGTCGGCTTGGCGAGCCCGTACGACATCCGGAGCTGGTCGTTCGGCGAGGTCAAGAAGCCCGAGACGATCAACTACCGGACCTATCGTCCCGAGAAGGACGGCCTGTTCTGCGAGCGGATCTTCGGCCCCGAGAAGGACTGGGAGTGCGCCTGCGGCAAGTACCGCGGCATGAAGTACAAGGGGATGATCTGCGACCGTTGCGGCGTCAAGGTGACCCACTCGCGGGTCCGCCGCAAGCGCATGGGCCACATCGAGCTGGCCGCGCCGGTCGTCCACATCTGGTTCTTCAAGGCCATGCCCAGCCGCCTGGGCACGCTCCTGGACATGAAGACGTCCAGCCTGGAGCGGATCATCTACTTCCAGGACTACGTGGTCGTCGAGGCCGGCGACACGCCGCTCAAGGAAGGCCAGCTCCTCACCGAGGAGGAGTTCCGCAAGGGCCGCGAGACCTACGGCGAGACCTTCCAGGCCGACATGGGCGCCGAGGCCGTCCGCAAGCTGCTCATGCGGCTCGACCTGGTCAGTCTCTCCAAGCAGCTCCGCGAGAGCCTCGTCGAGACCACCAGCAAGCAGAAGATCAAGGACCTCACCAAGCGGCTGAAGGTCGTCGAGGCCCTGCGCGACAGCGACAATCGCCCCGAGTGGATGGTGCTGGAGTGCATCCCGGTCATCCCGCCGGACCTGCGTCCGCTGGTGCTCCTGGACTCGGGCAATTTCGCCACCAGCGACCTGAACGACCTGTATCGCCGGATCATCAACCGGAACAACCGGCTCAAGAAGCTGGTCGACCTCAACGCGCCCGAGGTCATCATCCGCAATGAGAAGCGGATGCTCCAGCAGGCCGTCGACGCGCTCTTCGACAACAACCGCTGCAAGCGGCCGGTCCTGGGGAGCTCGAACCGCCCGCTGAAGTCGCTCACCGACATGATCAAGGGCAAGCAGGGGCGGTTCCGCGAGAACCTCCTCGGCAAGCGCGTGGACTACTCCGCCCGCTCGGTCATCGTGGTCGGCCCCGATCTCAAGCTGCACCAGTGCGGCCTCCCCAAGAAGATCGCGCTGGAGCTGTTCCAGCCGTTCATCATCCGCCGGCTCAAGGAACTGGGCCACGCCGACACGATCAAGTCGGCCAAGAAGATGCTGGAGCGACGGACCGACGAGGTGTGGGACATCCTCGAAGAGGTGATCCGCAACCACCCGGTGCTGCTCAACCGGGCCCCGACGCTCCACCGCATCGGCATCCAGGCGTTCGAGCCGGTGCTGGTCGAGGGTAACGCGATCCGGATCCACCCGCTGGTCTGCCGCGGCTTCAACGCCGACTTCGACGGCGACCAGATGGCCGTCCACCTGCCGCTCTCGATCGAGGCGCAGGTCGAGGCCATGACGCTGATGATGGCGACCAACAACATCTTCAGCCCGGCCAACGGCAGCCCGATCATCAGCCCGACCCAGGACATCGTCATGGGGTCCTACTACCTCACGGCGTCGCGGGCGGGCTCGAAGGGCGAGGGGATGCTCTTCTCGTCGCCGAACGAGGTCTTCCTGGCGCACAGCCAGGGCAAGACGGCGGTCCATTCGCTGATCAAGCTGCGGCTGCCGGCCAACCGCAAGCTCAAGGGAGAGGGCGAGAAGGAGTTCACCCCCGGCATGGTCGTGACCACGACCGTCGGCCGCGTGGTGTTCAACGACATCCTGCACCCGAGGATGCCGTACTACAACCTCACCCTGGGTCAGAAGCAGCTCCAGTCGATCATCGCCGACTGCTACCAGATCCTCGGCCGCCGCGAGACGATCGCGCTGCTGGACCGGATGAAGGACCTGGGCTTCCGCGAATCGACCCGGTCCGGCCTCTCGTTCGGCACCGACGACCTGCGGACGCCGAGCACCAAGGACACGATCATCGCCGACGCCGAGAAGGAGGTGCAGCGCAACAACAAGCTGTACCACCGCGGCATCATCACCGACCAGGAGCGGTACAACAAGGTCCTCGACGCCTGGACCCACGCTCGCGAGCGGATCACGTCGGAGATGATGGAAGCCTTGCGGAACGACCTTCGCGAAGGCGAGATGGAGAACTACCACAACCCGATCTTCCTCATGGCCGAATCGGGCGCCCGCGGCGGCGTGGAACAGATCCGCCAGCTGGCCGGCATGCGCGGCCTGATGGCCAAGCCGTCGGGTCAGATCATCGAGACGCCGATCAAGGCCAACTTCCGCGAAGGGCTGTCGGTGCTGGAGTACTTCTCCTCCACCCACGGCGCCCGGAAGGGCCTCGCCGACACGGCCCTCAAGACGGCCGACTCGGGCTACCTCACCCGCAAGCTGGCCGACGTGGCCCAGAACGTGGTCATCACCACCGAGGACTGCGGCACCTCGCAGGGGATCACCAAGGGCGTCATCTACAAGGGCGAGAAGGTCGAGGTCAGCCTGGCCCAATCGATCCGCGGGCGGGTCAGCCGGGTGAACATCGTCGACCCGATCACCGACGACGTGATCGTCCGCGAGAACGAGATGATCACGCTCTCGGCGGCTCGCAAGCTTGAAGAGATGCAGATCGAGAAGATCCAGGTCCGCAGCCCGATGACCTGCGAGGCGTCGCTGGGCGTCTGCCGCCGGTGCTACGGCATGGACCTGGCGACCGGCCAGCTCGTCGAGGGGGGCATGGCCGTCGGCATCATCGCCGCCCAGTCGATCGGCGAGCCGGGCACCCAGCTTACGATGCGGACGTTCCACATCGGCGGCGTGGCCACCCGCGCCGTCGAGGAGAAGGACGTCAAGGCGAAGCGGGAGGGCAAGGTCAAGTTCGTCGGCCTGAGCATCGTCATCAACGACGAAGGGAAGGCGATCGCCCTCTCCCGCAACGGCGAACTCCAGATCCTCGACTCCAAGGGGCGTGAGCTCGAGAAGCTCGACATCCCCGACGGCGCCGTGATGCTCGTCGAGGACGGCCAGCAGATCAACCGCGGCCAGATGCTCTGCGAGTGGGACCCCCACAACATCCCGATCCTCGCCGAGGTCGGCGGCCGGATCCGCTTCGACGACATCGTCGAGAACGAGACGATGAAGGTCGAGGCCGACCCCTCGGGCCACATCCGCCGTACGATCATCGAGCACAAGGGCGACCTCCACCCGCAGATCGTCATCGAGGACGCCGAAGGCAAGACGCTCGACTACAAGTACATCCCCGAGCGGGCCACGATCGAGGTCGAGAACGGCCAGATGATCACGGCCGGCACCCTGCTCGCCAAGACCCCTCGCGAGGTCGGCGGCACCCAGGACATCACCGGCGGCCTCCCCCGCGTCACCGAGCTGTTCGAGGCCCGGCGACCCAAGGAGCCGGCGGTCATCGCCGAGATCGACGGCCGCGTCGAGCTCCTGGAAGAGAAGCGGCGCGGCAAGCGCACGATCGTCGTCCGCAACGAGAGCGGCATCGAGCGCGAGCACCAGGTGCCCCACGGCAAGTACCTCCGCGTCCACGGCTCGGACCGCGTCCGCGCCGGCGATCCGCTGGTCGAAGGGCCGCTGGTCCCGCACGACATCCTCCGGATCTCCGGCGAGGAAGTCGTCCAGCGCTACCTCCTCCGCGAGATCCAGAACGTCTATCGGTCCCAGCGCGTCGAGATCGACGACAAGCACCTGGAGATCATCATCGCCCAGATGCTCCGCAAGGTACGGGTCGACAGTCTCGGCGACACCGGCCTGCTCCCCGGCTCGGTCATCGACAAGTTCGAGTTCCGCCGCGTCAACAACGAACTGGTCGGCTGCGTGAAGGTCAAGGACCCCGGCGACACCGACTACCGCATCGGCGACATCGTCCCCCGCGACCACTTCGAGCAGGAAAACTTGCGCGTCGAGTCCGGCGGCGGCAAGAAGGCCGAGTGGACCCGCACCAAGCCCGCCGCCGCGAGCACCCAGCTCCTGGGCATCACCAAGGCGGCCGTGCAGTCCGAGAGCTTCATCTCGGCCGCGAGCTTCCAGGAGACCACGAAGGTCCTCACCGAGGCCGCCCTGGCCGGTAAGAGCGACTATCTCGTCGGCCTCAAGGAGAACGTCATCCTCGGCCACCTCGTCCCGGCCGGAACGGGCTTCAAGTCCCATCTCGAGGCCGAGGTCCGCATCCACCCCGACGCCCTCGAGGCCCTCGCCGAGAAGGGCTCGCCCTACTCCCGCTACCGCGACGAGGCCCCGGCCGTCGCCGGCAAGGAGTAACTCCGGCCTCGACCGGAACTTCGACACCCCCGACGGCCCGCCCCGATCCAATTCGGGGCGGGCCGTTCGCATTCCCGGAACCTCCGATCCCGCGATACAATATCCTGGAGACGATCCCGTTCCGTCCCGAGGAGGGCCGTCATGTCGACCTCGACGAAACCGATCGCCGCGCCCGCGATCCCCATACTGGAGAACGGTGACCGCCTCTCCCGCGCCGAGTTCGAGCGCCGCTACGCCGCCATGCCGGCCGCCAGGGCCGAGCTGATCGAAGGAATCGTGTACATGGCATCGCCCGTACGCTTCGCCCAGCACGGTGAGCC includes:
- the rplA gene encoding 50S ribosomal protein L1 produces the protein MAFRSKRYRALTGKVKDTAVLSLAEAVKILKGFNTTKFNQTIEVSTHLGIDPRQSDQNVRGSVALPHGIGKEVRVAVFAQGDNAEKARAAGADIVGADDLAQKIKGGVMDFDVALATPDMMGVVGPLGRVLGPRGLMPSPRSGTVTTDIASAVREFKAGKIEFRNDKGGNVAVPVGKINFSEDQLVENINAFLAYLRTIKPATSKGTYIQTITVSATMSPGIRVSA
- the rpoB gene encoding DNA-directed RNA polymerase subunit beta; the encoded protein is MPTPTTVRRIVPAQKRNFGRIHDEFPVPDLTQIQTRSYERFLQADDPAESRLDSGLEGVFREIFPIESYDKTLKLEYIRYDLGKPRYDPDECRQLRLTYGRPLHVWLRLNKGETTLEESVYLGDMPVMIGGGEFIINGAERVVVSQLHRSPGVDFVVEVESTDKKLHACRVIPERGSWIELQVTKKDTLGVRIDQSGKFSSMTLLRAMSPAFSSDEAMLEAFYDSEEIDSSDSKAVTLLENKVACGDVVDPSTGEVLVDSGATISKALAQVLSDAGGVGPIRVLKEARDPLILQSLQDDPTTDHESALLRIYQRLRPGNPPQLEKARELFHEKFFDTNRYRLGKVGRFRINRKFNQSIPDDQMTLDPLDYVNAIRYILQLRKGTDARVHIDDIDHLGNRRLRTIDELAADELRKGFLKLRRTVQERMSLKDAEDMTPRSLINPKSISAAIEYFFGRGELSQVVDQTNPLAQLTHERRLSALGPGGLNRKRAGFEVRDVHISHYGRICPIETPEGTNIGLISSLGIYGGVDEYGFLITPYREIKQGRSTDQVVWMRADEESENYLAPADAPVDDAGKLKGPATIARYQTDFVSVPVESIQYQDISPKQMVGVSAGLIPFLEHDDANRALMGSNMQRQAVPLLVAEPPIVATGLETSVATNSGMVVKAQQDGTITYVDATRVIIDHNHIYKLRKYVGLNERTCLNQKPIVKVGQQVEQGAILADGAATFKGELALGRNVLVGFQAWDGYNFEDAIIISEKLVREDVYTSIHIEEFEIEIRETKLGREEFTRDIPNVSEKALRNLDDSGVVRIGTYVKPGDILVGKVAPKSKSELTPEEKLLHAIFGRAGEDVKNDSLEVPSGVEGIVINTQRFSRRMSLSEDERKAFEKELKDTEAGENVRIADEYRQMVKSLETAVGGPVADPSTGKALGRSKDAKDLVDESDRFKLEALDLRSPETTARAREVVREYTPRIEALKDEKERRLNSLKRGDELPSGVLQMVKIYIATKRVISVGDKMAGRHGNKGVISKILPEEDMPFLEDGTSVEILLNPLGVPSRMNVGQILETHLGWAAAKLGFQAVCPVFDGASEATIRQCLKDAGLPENGKAVLYDGRTGQKFDQRVTVGYIYMLKLHHLVDDKIHARATGPYSLITQQPLGGKARFGGQRFGEMEVWALEAYGAAYILQELLTVKSDDVEGRTKIYESMVKGENTLEAGTPASFDVLTNEIRGLGLNMQLEKKRV
- the nusG gene encoding transcription termination/antitermination protein NusG gives rise to the protein MSQPTHEFDESTPPHETPETPSVEDASLDDPAVEVEEETPDGGAARGRSRLAPPSQASSAQPDPHDEDEDDGETTPEVDPDADPPPELVWYVLKVQSSREDRISEALQRRVKIQGLERYFGVTPEGKPRIVVPTEKITEIRNNKKRIVERKTYPGYIMVQMELNEKTWFLIRETPGVGDFVGAHGTPTKMTETEVNQMLNHQEEQTTAKSPTVRIDVERGDRVKIKEGSFENFEGTVEEVIEGRGLVKVMLIIFNRPTPVDLEYWQLERL
- the rplJ gene encoding 50S ribosomal protein L10, with protein sequence MSKYVKELMMDQLRDELSGSRSMLIIDFKGLDAVSEHQFRMDLRKKSIKVRTLKNTLARRVLTDLGVEGLSQFLEGPSVLVWGGAGPAELAKEISAQLKKLKKPQIKGGAVDGVVIGPDQVEDITKLPSREELIGRVAALALAPVTRVVSLANAPASALLGQLQTIVEGAPADEAESATDAVPEEA
- the rplL gene encoding 50S ribosomal protein L7/L12 — translated: MATAEAPTFADNIKTLGESIVQLTVLEAKALGDYLEVVHGIKPAAAAVAAAPAAAAAPAEAAAPKTEFDVSLEAIGANKINVIKVVRAATALGLKEAKDLVEAAPKDIKTGLSKEDAEKLKKELEEAGATVKLK
- the rplK gene encoding 50S ribosomal protein L11 encodes the protein MAKVMTAKVKLQCPGGQATPAPPVGPALGQHGVNIGQFVMQFNERTKEMKGTIIPIEITIYSDRSFEFITKSPPAAVLLKQAAGIASGSAVPNKTKVGSVTSEQVRKIAETKFQDLNARDLDHACRVVAGTARSMGVEIKD